The following are encoded together in the Arthrobacter sp. Y-9 genome:
- a CDS encoding SRPBCC family protein: MAVVQASHDVLIRCDALSVFSFLADGANNPRWREGLRSVILRSGSPGAVGAVYQQSYEHGSASSIPGTYRITASRSGAELEFAVLYGPVGTRGGYYLSTEGDSTRVRYALDFTPRGFRRFYWRDSQRILEQEVRQLERLKEVLETPLERVA; this comes from the coding sequence ATGGCAGTGGTGCAGGCTTCGCATGATGTGCTCATCCGTTGTGATGCGCTCTCTGTCTTCAGCTTCCTGGCGGACGGCGCGAACAATCCCCGCTGGCGGGAAGGCTTGCGTTCCGTGATCCTGCGCAGCGGGTCGCCGGGCGCCGTGGGCGCCGTCTATCAGCAGTCGTACGAGCACGGCTCAGCCAGCAGCATCCCCGGCACCTACCGGATCACCGCCTCCCGCAGTGGCGCCGAGCTGGAATTCGCCGTGCTGTACGGGCCGGTGGGCACCCGCGGCGGTTACTACCTGAGCACCGAAGGCGACTCCACCCGCGTGCGGTACGCTCTTGATTTCACGCCGCGGGGCTTCCGTCGTTTCTACTGGCGCGATTCCCAGCGCATCCTGGAGCAGGAGGTCCGCCAGCTGGAGCGTCTCAAAGAAGTCCTCGAGACGCCTCTGGAACGCGTGGCCTGA